A genomic stretch from Xenopus laevis strain J_2021 chromosome 6S, Xenopus_laevis_v10.1, whole genome shotgun sequence includes:
- the LOC121395149 gene encoding extended synaptotagmin-1-like, which translates to MFFQQVKDNAKMPTSHVVTKVGKHSHSGKECSNTASPQWRAKSSFLLEKPHTEIVKIKVKGKGHGILGSFTLHISDLLSAENLTIQGWHQLEAPFPQGTIWIRFELRVSKRCSLIKSDAQ; encoded by the exons ATGTTCTTCCAACAGGTGAAGGATAATGCTAAGATGCCCACATCCCATGTAGTGACGAAGGTTGGAAAACATTCACACAGCGGCAAG GAATGCTCAAATACTGCATCGCCACAATGGAGGGCAAAGTCGTCCTTCCTATTGGAGAAGCCCCATACAGAGATTGTGAAGATAAAG GTGAAAGGAAAGGGCCATGGCATCCTGGGATCTTTCACTCTCCACATCTCTGACCTCCTATCGGCCGAAAATCTAACTATTCAAGGCTGGCATCAGTTGGAAGCACCTTTCCCACAGGGCACTATTTGGATAAGATTTGAGTTGAGGGTAAGTAAAAGATGTTCCCTTATCAAATCAGATGCACAGTAA
- the rab31.S gene encoding ras-related protein Rab-31, translating into MAIRELKVCLLGDTGVGKSSIVSRFVQDHFDHNISPTIGASFMTKTVPSGNELHKFLIWDTAGQERFHSLAPMYYRGSAAAVIVYDITKQDTFHTLKKWVKELKEHGPENIVMAIAGNKCDLSDTREVTLKDAREYAESIGAIVVETSAKNAINVEELFQGISRRIPPLDPHENGSNGAMRLGRQSLQSTTRCC; encoded by the exons ATGGCCATCCGAGAACTGAAAGTTTGCCTTCTGGGG GATACAGGAGTTGGAAAGTCAAGTATTGTTAGCAGATTTGTCCAAGATCATTTTGACCACAATATCAGTCCAACCATTGG GGCTTCGTTTATGACTAAGACTGTTCCTTCTGGGAACGAGCTACATAAATTTTTGATTTGGGATACTGCTGGTCAAGAACGT TTTCACTCCCTGGCACCAATGTACTACAGAGGCTCTGCTGCTGCAGTCATCGTATATGACATCACAAAGCAG GATACCTTTCATACACTGAAGAAATGggtaaaagaattaaaagaacaTGGACCAGAGAATATTGTTATGGCCATCGCTGGAAACAAATGTGACCTGTCTGACACTAG GGAAGTGACTTTGAAAGATGCCAGAGAATATGCAGAATCCATTGGGGCAATAGTTGTTGAGACCAGTGCTAAGAATGCCATTAATGTGGAGGAACTTTTCCAAGGAATAA GTAGGAGAATCCCACCATTGGATCCCCATGAGAATGGCTCCAATGGGGCAATGAGACTCGGAAGGCAATCGTTACAGTCAACAACTAGATGCTGCTGA